A genomic region of Desulfitobacterium chlororespirans DSM 11544 contains the following coding sequences:
- a CDS encoding class I adenylate-forming enzyme family protein, which yields MKHDLYRKANLSLSYWPADTSTPLLNLDFVRALRDAAAKVPDRIALAEGSPEKKSRKKITYLQLLADSERLASALLEHFKPGDRIAVWGPNCIEWVLIQFGCAIAGMTLVTVNPSHQEKELEYILRQSKAAGIFVKEEYRSRSLIDIASKVSKNLPALKAVIGFADINSYMFAAADNKDFPDINPNDPCILKFTSGTTGFPKGAVLCHGGVLNASLFTIKRSGLEEGGVLVNPMPMCHVGGCGVATPGTILQLGTQVIMTEFYAELLLELIEEEKGTFTILVPTMIEAVLNHPNLTRYDISSLKSILSGASKVDASLVQRVRSQLGVGVTIGYGQTECMSISQTHMDDSFVDQSETIGQPMPQCEVKIASPEGDPLPIGERGEICCRGYQTMIEYDNMPEETAGVLKSDGWLHTGDLGLMDERGFLKFCGRLKEMIVRGGENIYPAEIELVLNAHPLVERAAIVGVSDEYWGEQVHAVILPKDQENPPDPYTLYQCCDSSLAHFKVPKYWYSVDEFPTTETGKIQRFLLKEWIEQGKLKRRACMI from the coding sequence ATGAAACACGACTTATACAGAAAAGCGAATTTATCTTTGTCTTACTGGCCGGCAGATACGTCAACGCCTCTGCTCAATCTGGACTTTGTCCGGGCGCTAAGAGATGCGGCGGCGAAAGTTCCCGACAGAATTGCTCTGGCTGAAGGCTCGCCTGAAAAGAAAAGTCGTAAAAAGATAACTTATTTACAATTGCTTGCTGACTCTGAAAGGCTTGCTTCGGCCTTGCTTGAACACTTTAAGCCAGGTGACCGCATAGCGGTTTGGGGACCGAATTGTATTGAATGGGTGCTGATCCAATTTGGTTGCGCGATAGCCGGCATGACGTTGGTAACCGTTAACCCTTCGCACCAGGAAAAAGAACTTGAATATATACTAAGACAATCCAAGGCAGCAGGTATATTTGTCAAAGAGGAATACCGCAGCCGCAGTTTAATTGATATTGCGAGTAAGGTTAGCAAAAACCTTCCTGCACTAAAAGCGGTTATAGGTTTTGCGGATATAAATAGCTATATGTTCGCGGCAGCTGATAATAAGGATTTTCCGGATATTAATCCTAATGATCCCTGTATTCTCAAGTTCACTTCCGGAACCACAGGCTTTCCCAAAGGTGCTGTTCTTTGTCACGGGGGCGTATTAAACGCTTCCTTATTTACGATAAAGAGGTCGGGACTTGAGGAAGGGGGCGTATTGGTTAATCCAATGCCGATGTGTCATGTGGGAGGTTGCGGGGTTGCAACTCCGGGAACAATCCTGCAGTTAGGAACTCAAGTAATCATGACTGAATTTTATGCGGAATTATTGCTTGAACTGATTGAAGAGGAAAAAGGAACATTCACCATTTTAGTTCCGACGATGATCGAAGCGGTTTTAAACCATCCTAATCTTACGAGATATGATATTTCATCGTTGAAAAGCATTCTATCCGGAGCATCAAAAGTTGACGCTTCACTCGTGCAGCGTGTGCGCTCTCAATTGGGCGTCGGTGTGACGATCGGCTATGGGCAAACTGAGTGTATGAGCATATCTCAGACACATATGGATGATTCGTTTGTGGATCAGTCTGAGACGATTGGTCAGCCGATGCCGCAGTGTGAGGTTAAGATTGCATCCCCTGAAGGAGATCCCTTGCCAATTGGGGAACGGGGAGAGATATGCTGCAGGGGCTATCAGACGATGATTGAGTATGACAATATGCCTGAGGAAACAGCAGGAGTGCTGAAAAGCGATGGATGGCTTCATACGGGTGATCTGGGTTTGATGGATGAACGGGGGTTCCTAAAATTTTGCGGGCGTTTAAAGGAAATGATCGTTCGAGGCGGTGAAAATATCTACCCGGCTGAAATTGAGCTGGTGCTGAATGCACATCCCCTGGTCGAGAGGGCTGCCATTGTCGGGGTAAGTGATGAATATTGGGGAGAACAAGTTCATGCCGTGATTTTGCCTAAAGACCAGGAAAATCCACCGGATCCTTACACCTTATATCAATGTTGTGATAGCAGCCTGGCCCATTTTAAAGTCCCTAAGTACTGGTACTCCGTAGATGAATTTCCTACTACTGAGACCGGTAAAATTCAGAGATTCCTGCTCAAAGAATGGATTGAGCAAGGCAAACTCAAACGGCGAGCTTGTATGATCTAG
- a CDS encoding MFS transporter, giving the protein MVSCAVFAFCVLGIVASCAGIFFKPVCDALGVSRATISMYLTIQYLTMVVCLPIAGKLVPKHFKPMLIAGMAVYTLTFAAMSQFTSIYHWYFAGVLLGISGAIVIYLPIPSLINNWFKKRVGFALGFALAMSGVGGAIFNPLGAWIIQTYGWRTGLPLFSPAC; this is encoded by the coding sequence ATGGTTAGTTGTGCTGTGTTTGCTTTTTGTGTATTAGGGATTGTTGCATCCTGTGCGGGGATATTTTTCAAGCCGGTATGTGATGCATTAGGTGTTTCAAGAGCGACTATCTCCATGTACCTGACAATTCAGTATTTAACAATGGTAGTCTGCTTGCCAATCGCCGGAAAGTTGGTGCCCAAACATTTTAAACCAATGCTTATCGCCGGTATGGCAGTATATACCCTGACTTTTGCGGCCATGTCACAATTTACAAGCATTTATCACTGGTACTTCGCCGGGGTCTTACTTGGTATTTCCGGTGCGATTGTCATCTATCTTCCCATACCGAGCCTGATTAACAACTGGTTTAAGAAAAGAGTCGGCTTTGCGCTTGGCTTTGCGCTGGCGATGTCGGGGGTAGGCGGAGCAATCTTCAATCCCCTCGGAGCTTGGATTATCCAGACCTATGGATGGAGAACGGGACTGCCTTTATTTTCACCGGCTTGCTGA
- a CDS encoding ferredoxin family protein, with amino-acid sequence MNRMTLTDKLALDKFEVDEGEPHIIIDNAKCVTCHSKSCLHVCPAGLYSEQNGEITVEWAGCLECGTCKAVCGKKALDWQYPRGGFGIIYRQG; translated from the coding sequence ATGAACCGAATGACATTGACGGATAAATTGGCGTTGGACAAATTTGAAGTAGATGAGGGAGAGCCCCATATCATTATAGATAATGCGAAATGCGTGACTTGCCATTCCAAAAGCTGTCTTCATGTTTGTCCAGCCGGACTATACAGTGAACAAAACGGAGAAATTACCGTCGAATGGGCTGGCTGCCTGGAGTGCGGGACGTGTAAGGCCGTATGCGGCAAAAAAGCTTTGGATTGGCAATACCCAAGGGGAGGGTTCGGCATCATCTACCGGCAGGGCTAA
- a CDS encoding FAD-dependent oxidoreductase, whose translation MSADKYEVIIIGAGLAGLAAAYKLAQAGIEVVVVERGDYPGSKNLSGGIFYSRVMEQLIPGFWEEAPIERYITNYLTTLMTKDDYFNIEYKGKALGNTPYNAFSVLRAKFDRWLAEKAEEAGAMIVTGVKVEKILKEGTRIVGISTGDEEMLADVVIAADGINSFIAREAGLREEIKPEHLAVGAKALIELPREVIEERFRLNGNEGAAYAILGEATYGVAGGAFFYTNLESLSIGVVMRLDDLVKEKVKPSEALDDLLEHPMVAPLIKDGKMTEYGAHLTGEGGLHMVPSRLYADGFLMVGDAAGFTINSGLVIRGMDLAIGSGIAAADGIIEAKRKGDFSAGTLCAYQHNLDNSFIMKDLKLYSKAPDFMEIDRLYKQYSLVANNLLGKVYNHDLTPKEHLIKTAMKTLKESNISLLDLAKDGIKGVRAL comes from the coding sequence ATGAGTGCAGATAAATATGAAGTGATCATTATTGGTGCAGGACTGGCGGGATTAGCTGCAGCGTATAAACTTGCCCAAGCGGGAATAGAAGTCGTCGTCGTAGAGCGCGGCGACTATCCCGGCAGCAAGAATCTAAGCGGGGGGATCTTCTATAGCCGGGTTATGGAGCAACTGATCCCGGGATTCTGGGAAGAGGCGCCTATCGAGCGTTATATAACCAATTACCTTACCACATTAATGACAAAAGATGACTATTTCAACATCGAGTACAAAGGTAAAGCGTTGGGAAATACACCTTACAACGCATTTTCAGTGCTCAGGGCAAAGTTTGACCGCTGGCTTGCTGAAAAGGCTGAGGAAGCCGGAGCCATGATCGTTACAGGCGTAAAGGTAGAAAAAATATTAAAAGAAGGAACCCGAATTGTGGGGATCAGTACCGGAGATGAAGAAATGCTCGCCGACGTTGTCATTGCAGCGGACGGTATCAATTCATTTATCGCCCGGGAAGCGGGACTCCGCGAGGAAATCAAGCCGGAACACCTGGCGGTTGGGGCGAAAGCCCTGATCGAACTGCCAAGAGAAGTGATTGAAGAACGTTTCAGACTTAACGGTAATGAGGGAGCAGCTTATGCCATATTAGGAGAAGCAACCTATGGTGTTGCCGGCGGGGCCTTCTTCTATACCAACTTGGAAAGTCTGTCTATCGGGGTGGTCATGCGTTTGGATGACCTGGTCAAAGAGAAAGTCAAGCCATCTGAGGCTTTGGATGATCTTCTGGAGCATCCTATGGTAGCCCCCCTGATTAAAGACGGGAAAATGACGGAGTACGGCGCCCATCTTACCGGAGAAGGCGGGCTGCATATGGTTCCATCCAGGCTTTATGCCGATGGTTTTCTGATGGTTGGCGATGCGGCCGGCTTTACTATCAACAGCGGATTGGTTATCCGGGGAATGGACTTGGCGATCGGCTCCGGCATAGCTGCCGCTGATGGGATTATTGAAGCCAAACGCAAAGGCGACTTCAGCGCCGGAACTTTATGCGCTTATCAGCACAATTTGGATAATAGCTTTATCATGAAAGATCTGAAGCTATATTCTAAAGCACCGGATTTCATGGAAATTGACCGTTTGTATAAACAGTATTCACTTGTGGCCAACAATTTGTTAGGGAAGGTGTACAATCACGATTTAACCCCAAAGGAGCATCTTATAAAAACGGCCATGAAGACATTAAAAGAAAGCAACATCTCACTGCTGGATTTGGCCAAAGATGGCATCAAGGGGGTGAGGGCGCTATGA
- a CDS encoding electron transfer flavoprotein subunit alpha/FixB family protein, whose amino-acid sequence MTTLNKIWVLAEKQGALAELCAGGRELGQEVSAVVIGSKVEADKAIAMGADKVYWLGALKADQMLEDYTKTILALLKQEEPNLLLVQPSRRGKLLAGRLAAGLGTSVIVDAAGIEIADDGKVQAAHMVYGGAAFRTEKALSETAIVTVGSGTFTALAEDGSRQGVVIEADFVEPATKVKVLEKKIKAGTSVNLAAAKKVIGIGRGFSNKEDIKMAEELACLLDAELGCSRPLAEGVDWLPRERYIGVSGVVLKSDVYLAIGISGQVQHMVGVNQARVVISINKDKTAPIFQQSDYGVVGDLYKVVPALIEKIKAVKQ is encoded by the coding sequence ATGACAACATTGAATAAAATATGGGTCTTGGCAGAAAAGCAAGGAGCCTTGGCAGAATTATGCGCCGGTGGGCGTGAGCTGGGGCAAGAAGTTTCAGCTGTTGTGATTGGAAGCAAAGTAGAAGCCGACAAGGCCATTGCCATGGGTGCCGACAAAGTATACTGGCTGGGAGCACTCAAAGCCGACCAGATGTTAGAGGACTATACCAAGACAATTTTGGCGCTTCTTAAGCAAGAAGAGCCAAACCTTCTCCTGGTACAGCCCAGTAGAAGAGGAAAACTCCTTGCCGGGCGTCTAGCGGCAGGCTTAGGGACAAGTGTTATCGTCGATGCCGCAGGAATTGAAATCGCGGACGACGGGAAAGTACAAGCCGCACACATGGTTTATGGCGGCGCAGCCTTTAGAACGGAAAAGGCTCTTAGCGAAACGGCCATAGTAACCGTTGGCAGCGGAACCTTTACGGCTTTAGCGGAAGACGGGTCCCGCCAAGGTGTTGTTATTGAAGCTGACTTTGTAGAACCCGCAACCAAAGTAAAGGTACTGGAGAAAAAGATTAAAGCTGGGACCAGCGTTAATTTGGCGGCGGCCAAAAAAGTAATAGGTATTGGCCGTGGATTTAGCAATAAGGAAGATATCAAGATGGCGGAAGAGCTGGCTTGTTTACTTGATGCGGAACTCGGATGCTCCCGTCCTCTGGCCGAAGGGGTGGACTGGCTGCCCAGGGAGAGATATATCGGTGTATCGGGAGTGGTGCTGAAATCGGATGTCTATTTGGCCATTGGTATTTCCGGACAGGTGCAGCATATGGTCGGCGTCAATCAAGCGCGGGTCGTTATCTCCATCAACAAGGATAAAACGGCTCCTATTTTTCAACAATCAGACTATGGGGTTGTCGGGGATCTTTACAAAGTAGTACCGGCATTAATCGAAAAAATCAAGGCAGTTAAGCAGTAA
- a CDS encoding electron transfer flavoprotein — MNIIVCYKIVPEEQDIVIEKDRSLSFARAEWKIGQYDLNAVEAGMQIVESVGGQLTALSIGDSQLKDSKLRKGILSRGPEELYQVIDDQLGNADSNLTARALAAAIGKKGQFDLVLCGEGSSDLYAQQVGAQLGELLDVAVITAVSKITLSGDKIIVERTLESEIEVLEVSLPAVISVTTDINLPRIPQMKSILAASKKPVTEWSLADIGMTGAARRTEIVSTLAPEQVDRKKSILEGDSEEIVEKLFDSIRKELL; from the coding sequence ATGAATATTATTGTCTGTTACAAAATTGTTCCGGAAGAGCAGGATATCGTCATCGAAAAAGATCGCAGTTTATCTTTTGCCAGGGCGGAATGGAAGATAGGGCAATATGACCTGAATGCGGTTGAAGCAGGAATGCAAATTGTGGAATCTGTGGGCGGACAGCTGACGGCCTTAAGCATTGGCGACTCTCAGCTTAAAGACTCTAAGCTGAGGAAAGGCATCCTGTCCAGAGGACCGGAGGAACTTTATCAGGTCATTGACGATCAACTGGGAAATGCCGACAGCAATCTTACCGCCAGGGCATTGGCCGCCGCCATTGGGAAAAAGGGCCAGTTTGATCTGGTTCTCTGTGGCGAGGGTTCATCAGATCTCTATGCCCAGCAGGTAGGCGCCCAGCTCGGAGAATTATTAGACGTAGCGGTGATCACAGCAGTCAGCAAAATCACCCTTTCCGGCGATAAAATTATTGTGGAACGCACCCTGGAAAGTGAAATTGAAGTATTGGAAGTCAGTTTACCTGCAGTAATTTCCGTTACGACAGACATCAACCTCCCCCGAATCCCACAGATGAAAAGTATTTTGGCTGCGAGTAAAAAGCCTGTCACCGAGTGGAGTCTGGCCGATATCGGTATGACGGGAGCCGCCAGGAGGACAGAAATTGTCAGTACCCTTGCTCCGGAACAGGTTGACCGTAAAAAGAGCATACTTGAGGGTGACTCGGAAGAAATCGTTGAAAAATTGTTTGACAGCATTCGCAAAGAACTTCTCTAA
- a CDS encoding CoA transferase, with translation MKSSEIPKFGPLAGVNVVCAGMATAGPFAASLMADFGGNVIFVESTLAKDSSRAAAGACWEQDRRNMRTIALNTPSPEGKEVFLKLLKDADIFIENSKGGQYAGWGLTDEVLWETNPALVIVHVSGFGQTGVPEYIKRPSWDPIGQAFGTVVAFNGTEESPMPTNPFMCDMTTALYASWGALAALFRARQTGKGESLDIAQFEVMLRGQSGEPLKAIKTGIQPKRTGQDHSFAGAYRPFKCKDGFVYIAFGGPGIMKVGLPFFGFEFGSDLFPKTIPWVQKGSEGCRLLEAKIEEYCADRTADEIDHELSALGVPVSPIMTYEAAYRNPHYQAREVFTEWERVNGEKVTGVNILPKMKNEPGQIWRGAPEYGMDNDDILEELGYTPERIKELYEKKVLAKE, from the coding sequence ATGAAAAGTTCGGAAATCCCGAAATTTGGACCATTGGCGGGGGTTAATGTGGTTTGCGCAGGAATGGCGACGGCCGGGCCATTTGCAGCGAGCCTGATGGCTGATTTCGGAGGAAATGTAATTTTTGTGGAAAGCACTTTGGCCAAAGATTCATCCCGGGCGGCAGCAGGAGCTTGCTGGGAACAAGATCGCCGCAATATGAGAACCATTGCTTTAAATACTCCTTCCCCAGAAGGTAAAGAAGTATTCCTGAAACTGCTTAAAGATGCGGATATTTTTATTGAGAACTCTAAAGGCGGCCAATATGCCGGCTGGGGATTGACGGATGAAGTCCTCTGGGAAACCAATCCGGCCCTGGTTATTGTCCACGTATCCGGATTTGGACAAACCGGTGTGCCTGAATATATTAAGAGACCGTCCTGGGATCCCATTGGACAGGCTTTTGGTACGGTTGTGGCCTTTAATGGAACGGAAGAAAGCCCAATGCCTACCAATCCGTTTATGTGTGACATGACAACGGCTTTATATGCTTCTTGGGGGGCCTTGGCCGCCTTATTCCGGGCCAGGCAGACAGGTAAAGGTGAGAGCCTGGATATTGCTCAGTTCGAGGTTATGCTCCGCGGTCAATCCGGCGAACCCCTGAAAGCAATTAAAACAGGTATACAACCGAAGCGAACCGGACAGGATCATTCTTTTGCAGGCGCCTATAGACCATTCAAATGCAAAGATGGGTTTGTGTATATTGCTTTCGGTGGTCCGGGAATCATGAAAGTAGGGCTGCCTTTCTTTGGCTTCGAGTTTGGTTCCGATTTGTTCCCGAAAACGATACCTTGGGTTCAGAAGGGTTCAGAAGGTTGCCGATTGCTGGAAGCGAAAATTGAAGAATACTGCGCAGATAGAACAGCGGATGAGATTGATCATGAATTAAGCGCCTTAGGCGTTCCGGTAAGCCCGATTATGACGTATGAAGCCGCCTACCGTAATCCGCACTATCAAGCCCGTGAAGTGTTTACGGAATGGGAAAGAGTGAACGGGGAAAAGGTCACAGGTGTCAATATTTTGCCTAAGATGAAAAACGAGCCGGGCCAAATTTGGAGAGGTGCTCCGGAGTATGGCATGGATAATGACGATATTCTTGAAGAATTAGGCTATACTCCTGAGCGGATTAAAGAACTATATGAAAAAAAGGTGCTGGCTAAAGAATAG
- a CDS encoding acyl-CoA dehydrogenase — protein MDFKKTEEQELLLESLRELLTREMPESYLKECDEQHQYPTKLAKALVDNGFSLLGIPEEYGGTPADILTQILVIEEIAKAGGPFYLFTTAMQIDDMLTFGNEEQIRLTMEHAIKTGDAAFCLGITEPQAGSDDNAMLASATRKNGKVYLNGHKTFISGADRAPYILFFTRDVNAPNPHKAVSSWWVPMDAPGITIEPIHKVGTWVNSACDVYFNDVEVEEKDLVGKEGEGFMNLMKNFEIERLALMAGCLGWAECAFEDAARYANQRVQFGKPIGTYQLTQEKITNMYVKIENMRNMIYKSCWEKDNKISVQISSAMAKYYCAKACNEVIDDAVQIFGGIGYTSDHRVSRLWRDARVKRIGGGTDEIMIHILGRAILKQYK, from the coding sequence ATGGATTTCAAAAAAACCGAAGAACAGGAACTGCTTCTGGAAAGCCTTAGAGAACTTCTGACTAGGGAAATGCCGGAAAGCTATCTCAAAGAATGTGATGAACAGCACCAGTACCCGACTAAGCTGGCTAAGGCTTTGGTCGACAATGGCTTTTCCCTGTTGGGGATTCCCGAGGAGTACGGCGGCACACCCGCCGACATTCTGACTCAGATTTTAGTCATTGAAGAAATCGCCAAAGCCGGCGGGCCGTTCTATCTTTTTACAACGGCCATGCAAATTGATGACATGCTGACCTTCGGCAATGAAGAGCAAATCAGACTGACCATGGAGCATGCCATAAAGACGGGGGATGCCGCCTTCTGCCTGGGAATCACCGAACCCCAAGCCGGATCGGACGACAACGCGATGCTTGCATCTGCGACACGCAAAAACGGCAAGGTCTATTTAAACGGGCATAAGACCTTTATTTCCGGGGCGGATAGGGCCCCGTATATCCTCTTCTTTACGAGGGACGTCAATGCACCTAATCCCCATAAAGCGGTCTCCTCATGGTGGGTTCCCATGGATGCCCCCGGTATAACAATTGAACCGATTCACAAGGTTGGCACATGGGTGAACTCTGCCTGCGATGTCTATTTTAATGATGTCGAGGTGGAAGAGAAGGACCTGGTCGGAAAAGAAGGCGAAGGATTCATGAATCTGATGAAAAACTTCGAGATTGAGCGCCTTGCCCTGATGGCCGGTTGCTTAGGCTGGGCGGAATGCGCTTTTGAAGACGCTGCCCGTTATGCTAATCAGCGGGTGCAATTCGGGAAGCCAATTGGCACTTACCAGCTGACCCAGGAAAAGATCACCAATATGTATGTCAAAATTGAGAATATGCGGAACATGATCTACAAGTCTTGCTGGGAAAAGGACAACAAGATTTCGGTTCAGATATCTTCCGCCATGGCTAAATATTATTGCGCCAAAGCCTGCAATGAAGTTATCGATGACGCGGTGCAGATTTTCGGCGGGATAGGCTATACAAGCGACCATCGGGTGTCCAGGCTGTGGCGTGACGCTAGGGTTAAGAGAATCGGCGGAGGCACCGACGAGATCATGATCCATATTCTTGGCAGAGCGATCTTAAAACAATACAAATAA
- a CDS encoding sigma-54 interaction domain-containing protein, with the protein MLYEAYDPTQYDHESLTHLRALFLSGESINESRLRTEILASWINSRMAGINPGSKLLPAPLPKEVVGRIVHSEAWIYSKKINFDYIEKYYEVFDKKKSVVLGLDLDLTVGVLGGNKSLIEKLASMNLTLGSNFNENVIGTNAAALAKKTKQGIWVIGAEHFIEALKDYACYAVPLTSGINHNITSFTMYIAPIQSFDPIIQNLVDFFVYTFNSALLINQQQTELSLTDRMVEYGLEYKDRGIILIDHRGIILKVNAWILKSCGIKSASVVGKHLTEIFPDLKEAINFLKAGKDVQFYELCTMRKLKKRNYFMDCQIVKTDNEKIGMIITISEGSHIHDLINRVAKNSAYFTFEHLLGVSKNFMEVKALAEDAAESNSNVLITGESGTGKELFAQAIHNAGRRSSKPFISINCAAIPKELIGSELFGYVTGAFTGARKEGSPGKFELADHGTIFLDEIGEMPLDMQSVLLRVLEERKVTRIGGSSPIAVDVRVIAATNQNLWQLVASGKFRHDLYFRINVLRLELPPLRDRKEDIPLLAGHFLEKFNESLGKNVEEITPEVINLFLNYNWPGNTRELRNIIERGVNLSKTTKLTLKDIPKEINVTQEQTISLNDFEKQIIHDLLTKYKGNKSRVAKELGISRATLYKKL; encoded by the coding sequence GTGTTGTATGAAGCTTATGATCCAACTCAATATGATCACGAATCTTTAACTCATTTAAGAGCGCTTTTTCTTTCAGGTGAGTCAATTAATGAAAGCCGCCTTCGCACCGAAATCTTGGCGTCCTGGATCAATTCAAGAATGGCTGGGATTAATCCAGGTTCTAAATTGTTGCCGGCTCCTCTACCCAAAGAGGTTGTCGGTAGAATAGTCCATAGTGAAGCCTGGATTTACTCTAAAAAGATAAACTTTGATTATATTGAAAAATATTACGAAGTTTTTGATAAGAAGAAATCGGTCGTACTGGGACTTGACCTGGATCTCACTGTAGGCGTTTTGGGCGGAAACAAATCCCTTATAGAGAAATTAGCCTCAATGAATCTGACGCTTGGCTCCAATTTTAATGAAAATGTTATCGGGACCAATGCTGCAGCTTTGGCCAAGAAAACAAAACAGGGCATCTGGGTAATTGGCGCCGAGCATTTTATCGAGGCTTTGAAGGACTATGCCTGTTATGCGGTCCCATTGACATCAGGCATAAATCACAATATAACTTCGTTTACAATGTATATCGCTCCTATTCAAAGCTTCGATCCGATTATCCAAAATCTTGTCGATTTTTTTGTCTATACTTTTAATTCCGCGCTGCTGATTAACCAGCAACAAACAGAATTGTCTCTTACTGACCGAATGGTTGAGTATGGCCTTGAATACAAAGACCGTGGGATAATTCTAATTGACCATAGAGGCATAATTCTCAAGGTCAATGCTTGGATCTTAAAATCATGTGGCATAAAATCAGCTAGTGTCGTTGGGAAGCATTTAACTGAAATCTTTCCTGATCTTAAAGAAGCCATTAATTTTTTAAAAGCAGGGAAGGATGTTCAATTTTATGAATTATGTACAATGAGGAAATTAAAAAAAAGAAATTACTTTATGGACTGCCAAATCGTTAAAACAGACAATGAAAAAATCGGCATGATCATTACGATTTCCGAAGGCAGCCATATCCATGATCTTATTAACCGGGTTGCTAAAAACAGCGCCTATTTTACCTTTGAGCATCTTCTGGGTGTCAGTAAAAATTTCATGGAAGTCAAAGCACTCGCTGAAGACGCGGCGGAAAGCAACAGCAACGTCTTAATAACCGGGGAAAGCGGAACCGGAAAAGAGCTTTTCGCACAGGCCATTCATAACGCCGGCAGGCGGAGCAGCAAGCCTTTCATTTCTATTAATTGTGCCGCTATTCCAAAAGAACTAATAGGAAGCGAACTATTTGGTTATGTTACAGGCGCTTTTACCGGTGCCCGCAAAGAGGGATCGCCGGGGAAATTTGAACTGGCCGATCACGGGACTATTTTTTTAGATGAGATTGGCGAAATGCCTTTGGATATGCAGTCTGTTCTTTTAAGAGTCTTAGAAGAAAGAAAGGTTACCCGGATCGGAGGGAGCTCCCCTATTGCCGTTGACGTTAGAGTCATCGCCGCCACCAATCAAAACCTTTGGCAGCTGGTTGCTTCCGGGAAGTTCAGGCACGACCTATATTTTCGCATCAATGTTTTAAGGCTGGAACTTCCCCCTTTAAGAGATCGTAAAGAGGATATACCTTTACTCGCCGGGCATTTCTTAGAGAAATTCAATGAATCACTTGGTAAAAACGTTGAGGAGATTACGCCGGAAGTTATCAATTTGTTCCTTAACTATAACTGGCCAGGAAATACCAGAGAACTCAGAAACATTATTGAAAGGGGGGTCAACCTATCTAAAACGACTAAACTTACATTAAAAGACATCCCCAAGGAAATTAACGTCACCCAAGAACAAACTATAAGCCTGAATGATTTTGAGAAACAAATAATCCACGATCTTCTTACAAAATATAAAGGAAACAAATCTCGTGTCGCTAAAGAGTTAGGAATATCGAGGGCAACATTGTATAAGAAATTATAG